The following proteins are co-located in the Sphingorhabdus lutea genome:
- a CDS encoding DUF3617 domain-containing protein — protein MKKLNRVLPIFIIFPATTALCMDQMPTFTPGEWEITTQQEAGATYKDSNSKREGGFSSIKEDKPKQVIKMCVTKDHAKLSPQLFAPKCQFSNAVYSEKEMKADLNCSNPSMPMQGNIRMTILNGGKEISGFQFLSGGGKQVGAMMMTNIRMKYLDECSDKK, from the coding sequence GTGAAGAAATTAAACAGGGTTTTGCCTATATTTATTATATTTCCCGCGACAACGGCGCTTTGCATGGATCAAATGCCCACTTTTACACCTGGTGAATGGGAAATCACCACACAGCAAGAGGCGGGGGCCACATATAAAGATAGCAATAGTAAAAGAGAAGGCGGGTTTAGCAGCATTAAAGAGGATAAACCAAAGCAAGTGATCAAAATGTGTGTGACAAAGGATCATGCCAAATTGTCGCCCCAATTATTTGCACCAAAATGCCAATTTTCAAACGCTGTTTATTCCGAGAAAGAGATGAAAGCAGACCTTAATTGCTCCAATCCTTCCATGCCAATGCAGGGAAATATTCGCATGACGATATTAAATGGCGGAAAAGAAATTTCCGGTTTTCAGTTTTTAAGCGGCGGCGGCAAACAAGTAGGCGCGATGATGATGACCAATATTAGAATGAAATATTTGGACGAATGCAGCGATAAAAAATAA
- a CDS encoding sugar transferase encodes MQTPLGAATVKASLLDRGLTQLILCLIIGVIVPTTIILLMIPKVGFSSDTSLYSFWMSFFSTAFSIAALRKMRGFPGTSDAAFILPTFATLYGIGVIILLALRLPYSNMIISLAFASSVTTRFAIDAIIRRSPKVHYYLIPGGRIETLQKHINIPASYLKDAILPGDPHAIIIADLHFDHDDEWEKMIAKAALSGIAVYHFKQVSEALSGRVRMEHISENSFGSLLPSQPYRHVKRLGDLILCFIAFPIILLPMLIAAIMVKIDSTGPIFFKQKRMGYRGEIFEVVKFRTMRNAEAPSDKTDPRVEAMTKEQDKRITRYGMFLRRSRIDELPQIWNIIKGEMSWIGPRPEAVALSEWYENEIPFYSYRHIVRPGITGWAQVNQGHVTELEDIDTKLQYDFFYIKNFSYWLDAIIFLRTILVMLTGYGSK; translated from the coding sequence ATGCAGACCCCACTTGGTGCGGCAACGGTTAAGGCAAGTTTGCTTGATCGCGGTTTAACACAGCTTATCCTTTGCTTAATTATTGGGGTTATTGTCCCCACAACCATTATATTATTGATGATACCCAAGGTTGGTTTTTCCAGCGATACATCATTATATTCTTTTTGGATGTCATTTTTCAGCACCGCGTTCAGCATTGCCGCTTTACGCAAAATGCGCGGTTTTCCCGGGACAAGTGATGCGGCATTTATTTTACCCACCTTTGCAACATTATATGGAATTGGCGTGATTATCCTGCTCGCCCTGCGCCTTCCTTATAGCAATATGATTATTTCCTTGGCTTTTGCTTCATCGGTCACCACCCGTTTTGCGATTGATGCCATTATTCGCCGATCGCCAAAGGTGCATTATTATTTAATCCCCGGCGGCAGGATTGAAACATTACAAAAGCATATAAACATTCCTGCATCCTATTTAAAAGATGCCATTTTACCCGGTGATCCCCATGCAATTATCATTGCTGATTTACATTTTGATCATGATGATGAATGGGAAAAGATGATTGCAAAGGCCGCATTGTCAGGCATTGCGGTATATCATTTTAAACAAGTGTCAGAGGCGCTATCGGGCCGTGTGCGCATGGAACATATTTCCGAAAATAGTTTTGGATCATTATTGCCCAGCCAACCCTATCGCCATGTGAAACGGCTTGGCGATTTAATCCTATGCTTTATTGCCTTTCCAATTATCTTGCTGCCCATGTTGATTGCCGCGATTATGGTCAAAATCGATTCAACCGGCCCCATATTTTTCAAACAAAAACGCATGGGATATCGCGGAGAGATTTTTGAAGTGGTTAAATTTCGCACCATGCGCAATGCAGAGGCTCCCTCGGATAAAACAGACCCACGGGTTGAGGCAATGACCAAAGAACAGGATAAGCGCATTACCCGTTATGGAATGTTCCTGCGCCGTTCGCGCATAGATGAATTGCCACAAATTTGGAATATTATAAAAGGCGAAATGAGCTGGATTGGCCCACGGCCAGAGGCTGTTGCCTTGTCAGAATGGTATGAAAATGAAATCCCATTTTATTCATATCGCCATATTGTGCGCCCTGGAATTACCGGTTGGGCACAGGTAAATCAAGGCCATGTGACCGAATTGGAAGATATTGACACTAAATTACAATATGATTTTTTCTACATTAAAAATTTCTCTTACTGGCTAGACGCGATCATTTTCCTACGCACCATATTGGTTATGCTCACCGGATATGGGTCGAAATAG
- a CDS encoding class I mannose-6-phosphate isomerase yields the protein MMIKLPKNLVDKPWGRYDLPTNMGGQGRQIGEIWFDDIQLPLPLLVKWLFTSEKLSVQVHPNDAQAMSRGLKSGKEECWVITQAEPNAVLGIGTQQNLNDEELRQAAISGDIEHLMDWKPVKAGDWFYIPAGTIHAIGAGVTLVEIQQNSDITYRLYDYGRPRELHLDDGVSVSVAKPYDDPRHGQLPIGDGLVQLLSSPHFTLYYGNETAINILAEDKPIWLIPIHGQADLSGMDVGIGEVAYGTKNGKWSCDDGCVFLAAYI from the coding sequence ATGATGATTAAACTTCCCAAAAATCTGGTTGATAAACCATGGGGGCGTTATGATTTGCCGACAAATATGGGCGGGCAGGGGCGCCAAATTGGGGAAATATGGTTTGATGACATTCAATTACCCTTGCCATTATTGGTCAAATGGTTGTTCACATCTGAAAAATTATCGGTGCAGGTTCATCCTAATGATGCTCAGGCAATGTCACGCGGCTTAAAGTCCGGAAAAGAGGAATGTTGGGTGATTACTCAAGCCGAACCAAATGCCGTTTTGGGCATTGGGACTCAGCAAAATTTGAACGATGAAGAATTAAGACAAGCCGCCATTTCAGGCGATATTGAACATTTAATGGATTGGAAGCCGGTGAAGGCAGGGGATTGGTTCTACATTCCCGCCGGAACTATTCATGCAATTGGTGCGGGCGTGACATTGGTTGAAATACAGCAAAATTCCGACATTACCTACCGCCTATATGATTATGGCCGCCCGCGCGAATTACATTTGGATGATGGTGTATCGGTTAGCGTGGCAAAACCATATGATGACCCGCGCCATGGGCAATTGCCAATTGGTGACGGCTTGGTCCAGTTACTTTCCTCGCCACATTTCACTCTTTATTACGGAAATGAAACGGCCATCAATATATTAGCCGAAGATAAACCCATTTGGTTGATCCCTATTCACGGGCAGGCCGATTTAAGCGGAATGGATGTCGGCATAGGTGAAGTTGCCTATGGCACAAAAAATGGCAAATGGTCATGCGATGATGGCTGTGTTTTTTTGGCGGCTTATATTTAA